DNA sequence from the Alkaliphilus metalliredigens QYMF genome:
AATGTAGCATCAGAGCTTTCCGCAGGGATAGTAAGTGGGTTTCGTATTCGATGTCCTAAATGTGGCAAAAGCAATTGGAGTTAATAAATTTATTTGATGGTTCTAGTGCGTAAACTTTTAATTTCTTATATACACTTTTAGGATCAATATATGCAAAACCTCTTTACATGAGTGCTGAATTGCTCCAGAGTTCCAAAATTGATCTGCTATTGAAGGTTACACGCTCTTCAAAGACTGTACGCATCAAACGTCATAAAAAGAAACTTGGTACCAGTATTGATGAACGTCTTGAAAGCACTAATGATCGTAGTGTATTTGGCCATTAAGAATTGATACTGTCATTAAGCAAAAAACAAATCTGAAGCTCTTTTACTTACTATAACGGAGCGAATGACTCGTAATGAAATCATTGGTAAAATATCTAGTAAAACAGCAGAATCAGTTCAAAAGGGTCTAACGAATTTATCTAATGAAGTTGAAGATTGTTTCTCCAAAGTATCCAAAAGTGTTACTTGTGATAACGGATATGAATTCCCATATATCCTGGATTCCCGGCAACACATAACGATAATAACGCTAAACTCTAGTAATACCAATATATACATGATTAATAACTATTAATTGCTCCTCGTTATGGTAATCCGGGAATGAAGGATATATGGCTTCCATGGAAAAATACTCTGATACTAAGGTGTATTTTACACATCCATATTCATCAGGTGGAAGAGGTACTAGCGAGCGCCACAATAGCCTTATAAGACGCTTAATTCCTATAGGTAGAAGCATAAGTGACTTTTCTATTAATGCCATTGCCAGAGTTCAAAATTAGTGTAGTACTTTACTAAGAAAAATCTTAGGCTACCTAACTCCTGACGAATCTTTTGAAGATCAATTAAGAGAAGTTCTATTATAACTAAACATGCAAAATATTACAGTTAAGATTAGTTCAATTTGCTATTACAATTTACCATATGAAATAAGGAGTAATAGTTAAGATGGAATTAGATACAAGCACAATTAAATAGATACTTTGCTTGATTTGCAAGATGAATTTTGAGAGTTAAAACAGTGTGCCACTTATGTGCCACTTTTAAAAAAAAGTGCCAAAAATATAGAAACATATACACAATCTAAGTCTATACAAACATTGAAATTCAAAGCATTAAGCAAATCAACCTATAGTTGAAAATAGTCAAATACACAACTACGAATCAGAAGGTCGGGAGTTCGAATCTCTCTGGGCGCACCATGATAAACCCTGTAATCATAACGATTACAGGGTTTTTTATTGTTCTTAAATCAGTTTACATAATACTCGATGGCTACCAAGAAAAAATAATACTTTTTCAAATAAGGCTATGTTGAATTCTATTGTTGATTTTATATAATTCTATAAATTGAATAATATGATGAGATAGAACCATGCGTGTACTTTTTCAGTACCACCATGTGCATCTAATAGAGCCACTATGTTCATATGAGAGCCACCGCTATATTACAACGATGACTCCCCTATGATGTTAATAAATTTTATTTATCCTGCAATCCATGGCGTTCTCGCATAGAGACGTTACCATCAATATGGACCGAATAGGAATCGTGAACAATCCGATCAAGAATGGCATCTGCCAGTGTATCTTCGCCTATCTTTTCATGCCATCCACCTGGAGAGAACTGTGAACAGAAGATGGTGGAACCATTTTGATGTCTTGATTCAATTATCTCCAGTAGGTCACGCGCTTCCGCTCCCTTAAGTGGTACTAAGAGCCATTCATCAAGGATCAATAAGCTTACGCTTTTATACTGTTTCATGACCTTTTTATAGATACCTTCGCCCCTGGCGATAGCCAGTTCATCAAGCAAATCAGGAAGACGAACATATTTGACGGTATAGTAGTTGCGGCAAGCAGCTACTCCTAATGCACAACCGATATATGATTTGCCATTACCTGATGCCCCCATGATTATGACATTATGTTTTTCTTGAACATAATTACAGGAAGCGAGTCGAGTTATTTGGGCCTTGTCCAACTTTCTGTCACTGTGATATTCAATATCTTCAACACAAGCATTACTGAATCTAAAGTCAGCCTTTTTGATTAATCTTGCTAGTTTATTGTTTTTTCGTCTAGACCATTCTAAATCCACTATAATCCCAAATCGTTCTTCAAAACTTAGATCCTGGAAATTATTATCCTGGAGTTGCCCTCTGTAAGATTCAGCCATAGCAGTTAAGCGCATTTCATTTAATTTAGAGACAGTCATTTCATTCACCATTATTCATTACCTCCATAGTAGCCCGCACCTCTGGTGAAACCAAAGTTTACGGTATTTTCATTTGTAATTGGGGTAGGATCTTTTTCTTCAGTCACCCTATCTTGACCTGTCTTGAGTATTGTTTGTACATTTTTATAACTAGGTCGTGGTGTATAGGAAAGAGCCTTCTTGCAGGCGGCTTCTACACGGGTAACAGAATATTTATCTGCTAGCTTTAAAAGTCCCATACAGGATTTATAGCCCTGCTGTTCTATTTTATGCGTGGATAGAATGGCTTTAATTGCAATAGATGTATTAGGACCGATCCCTTTTGCCCAAGAAATGAACCTTTCAGAATTCCATGTAGTGTAACTTTTATGGTCTTCAGGCATATGTTCTACTACGGTACTGTATTGACCTACTCTACCATAGCATCTTACATGGGAGGCAATGCGATGATTATTGAAAAAGACTTCCACTACATTTCTAGTCATACGAACATCAACTTTATGCTTGATATATTCGTAAGGAACCGAGTAGTGCATTTTTTCTACTGATATGTGATAATTAAACTGTACGGTTGCTGTTTTCCAAAGGGCTAACTCGTATGGGGTGGCAGGTAGTGGAATAAGAGCAGACTTCTCTTCTTCAAGAAATACACTTAACCTGCTTCCCATTTTTTTCTGAAAGGGTTTGCTATTGAATTCATAGAGCTTTTCTAGTATGGCTTCATTGAGCTCTCTCAAAGAAAAGAATTGTTGATTTCTTAATGCAGCAATAATCCATGTGGATATGATACCTACTACGCCTTCAACATTTGGTTTATCTTTAGGTTTTCGAACCCGAGCAGGGATCACAGCAGTTGAATAGTGCTCGGCCATTTCATGATAGGTCTTGTTAATGGTAGGTGTATACCAAGACACTTTGTCTACTCCTGTCTTTAGATTGTCTGGGATTAGGATTCTTGTTGCACCTCCAAAAAACTGATATGCATTTACATGAGCTCCAATCCAGCATTCTTGTTTCTGAGATAAAAATGCCTCCACATAAGCATATTGACTACAGAACAAGACCGCTACAAACACAGATGCTTGAAGTACTTCTCCTGTATTTGGATCAACAATCTCAGCAGTTTGACCCGCCCAATCGACTTCCATTTGCTCTCCAGGTTTACGATGGATATGCATAGTAGCCTTCTTGGTACTGGCATACTTTCGGTAATACCTGCAGAATTGACTGTACATAAGGGGAATCTCATTGCTCAGTCTACATTGCTCGCAATATTCATTCCACAGAAGGCTTAAGGTAACACCACTCTTAGCCATTTCCTTATGAATGTACTCGCTGTCTGGTACTTTCCTTGAGGTAGAAAGTGCTTTCTCAGGAAACATTAACTCCTGAAGTTCGCCGTCAGACATATCTTTCTGAAACGGCCATGATATACCACATTCATCTGCTCGCTTAATTACAGCAGATATAGTGTTGCGAGAGCATTGGCAACTTGCAGCAATGCCACGCTGACTAATGCCTTGACTATTTAGTCGAAGGATTTCACGGTACTTGGTCATTTAAATGACCTCCCTTGAATCTATTTACACTGTAAAACAGTGCATAAATTCATTATACCGAGAGAGAAAGACAAGTGGATCTCTAAGTACCAGGGTGGCTCTATTTCATGCACATAGTGGCGCTCAAAAATCGGAAGGATGGCGCTATGGCATCATATTATTCATAAATATGGTACAATATATAGGCTCTGTACAAAAGTAATGTTGTTTTAGGCAAAATGTTCATTTAAAATAGTGTGCTATATTTTTATAATTATGTAAAATTATGTTACAATTGAGATATAAGTATTGACGCATAAGATGAATGCGAATCAAATAACTCATGTAATGCATAGAATATTTTTCCAAAATTATGATTAATATAGTAACCTATTCAAGGAGGAGAGTTATGATTTTAATATTTGTTTCTATATTCAGTAGCTACATAGCATATAAAATACACCAAGATTATAACCAGAAGAACCGCTTCCACGGTTACATTTGTAAATATTTTTGTAAAAGGCTGCAGATAATATGAAAAAATTTGCAGTTTTAATTTTACTAATATCCTCTCTGTTTATTGTATCAAGTTGCGGAAGGGTAATACGTAGTGGGATAAATGATTATTACGGAGAATATCATTTTGAATTGCCGTTTAATCATAGCGTTAGCAATATAACCAATATGCTTTTTTTCAAAACAGACTATTCTATGGAACGAATGAACGAATTAATTAATGAAGCAGGATATAATGCGAGCTTGCATGAAAACGGAAATATAAAAACAATATTAATTTCTGCTGTAAAAAATGAGTTTACCTATTACTTTGTTATTTACGACAAAAATCATCTCGGCAATACAGATGTTTATACGCTGAGTAACGCTATGTCAAGTATTGATATTGATGTATCTGAAAGAGTTCCTAATCTTTATGTATTTTTGGTTCCTCTTCATATACTTGATACAATAACCGATTCTGACACGAAAAAAGTTTATAATTCATTTGACTACATTGCAAATTTTTATCGTGCAACTGGAAAAAATGATGTCGAAATAGATGATGTCAATAAGACAATTATTTTTAAGTGTGAGGGCAATCCAAATTTTAGTTGGGTACAAGGAGTGGTTATTATGCAATATTCTGAAACTGAAACTGGAAATTATTTAGAGATTAAACCGTTATAATAACCAACAGCAGACACGAATCGGCTCAACCAAGGGGACGATTCTTGCGGTTGATGAAGATTTTAAAATGATGAGAGGACTTAGAGTGATAAAAATGCCAAGAACAGAAAGAAAAGTGAAACGCAAATTTATCATATTGTTATAAGAGGAATCAATAAGCAAGCAAGAACAGACCATGGAGATGTTTCGTTTGGCATAATTGGGGGCTAAAAACATACGCATATTTGGAAGGTAGAATAATTTTAGGCTCTGTACAAGAAAATGTTTATTTAAAATAGTGTGCTATATTTTTACAATTATGTAAATTTATTTTACAATTGAGATATAAGTATTGACGCATAAGATGATAAATATGAATCAAAGAGTTAATATACTATAAGGTATAATCGGTTGCTCAAAAGTATGGAATTCAGGATATTTGCATTTTACTATCATAGGTTTATGTAAAATTATTCCATAGTGTGATATTAGAATCTTATAAGAAGAGATAGTGACACTGGAAAATGTATAAGCGTTTAAAAACTATATAATTCTTTAATAAGGAGGACAACGAATGAATGATAAATTAGATCAAGAAGTCATATTAAATCAAGAAGACCTATTAAACATGTTAGATAGTCTGTTGGAGAAGTGGGATGAAGAGTGGTGGAATGAGTTCTACTCGGATAAAGGAAAACCGATTCCATTTTTCGTTAATGCTCCAGATGAAAACTTAGTGACTTACTTTGATAAATACTTTGATGATATTGGTAGGGCTTTAGATGTGGGGTGTGGAAATGGAAGAAACTCAAGATTTATAGCTTCAAGAGGATATGATGTTGAAGGGCTGGATTTCTCAAAAAAATCAATTGAATGGGCTAAAGAAGAAAGTAAGAAAACTGGTGACATTGCTCTATATGTTAACGATTCATTTTTCAACATTAACCGTGAGTTATCAAGCTATGACTTGATATATGATAGTGGATGTTTGCATCACATTAAACCCCATAGAAGAAGTCAGTATTTGGAGAAAGTTCATAGATTATTAAAACCAGGAGGGTATTTTGGGTTAGTTTGTTTTAATCTTAAGGGAGGGGCTAACCTATCAGATCATGATGTATATAAGAAATCTTCTATGGCGGGTGGGTTAGGTTATTCAGATATTAAGTTAAAAAAAATCCTTGGGACATACTTTGAAATAGTTGAGTTTCGAGAAATGAGAGAGTGTGCTGACAATGCATTATACGGAAAGGATATATGTTGGAGTATTTTAATGCGGAGGTTGGCTAAATGAGAAATTAATCAGACGTAATAGATGAAAATTGTAACGTAAGACTTTATATTTTACAAAGAAAGAAGGGTTAAAAATGATACAATCTGTTGTGCATATTGCTTTGGTTGTTAAAGATTATGATGAAGCCATTGAGTTTTACACAAAAAAACTCCATTTTACATTAATTGAAGATACCTATCAACCAGAACAAGATAAGCGTTGGGTAGTAGTATCACCGCCAGGCTCATCTGGAACTACAATATTACTTGCAAGGGCTTCAAAGCCAGAACAAGAGTCTTTTATTGGAAACCAAGCAGGAGGAAGAATTTTTTTATTTCTTGGGACAGATGACCTTTGGCGAGACTATGATGATATGATAACAAAAGGAATTGAATTCGTTAGAGAACCAAAAGAACAATCATACGGTACTGTAGCAGTTTTCAAAGATTTATACGGAAACCTGTGGGATTTAGTTCAATTTAAAGAAAGTCATCCAATGTTTCAACGAATAAAATAGTCTAAATCTACAGTGAAATTGCTACGCAAATTTCTTATATTGTGAAGAATCAAAGAATGATATTGCTTCGTATTATCTATTTTAGTCGTCACAGATGAATTAGGTGAAGTAAGGACTAGATTAAATTTTTATTTTATGGAATGAATTTTTAAGGGAGGGGACAGTTTTGAGGGGAACTGAATTATTCATATTGATTATTTTTTTAATACCTGTATATGGACTGTTAATTTGGGGATATAGAGAACCTGAAGAAAGCCACTTATTTGGTAGAAGATGGATGTATGAAGAAGAACCTGAATTAAGTGAAGAGGTTATTTGGCTTCATAAAAGAGTATCAATGATAGCCATTATTGTAATAACTTGTATGCTACTATTAACTATTTATCGAAGTTTTTGGTAGATAAAATAATATATATTTGTTTGATATAACAGATTATTAATAGATGACTATTGTAATTGCAAATAGTCTTAATACGCATTGTCTATTTAATGCACAGTTGATGTAAAATACTAGCTAATGGTAATTGCCATTATATATTAGGAGGTTGTAACTTGAGGAAAAATAATGCTATAACAATATCTTTAATTTCTATCATTTTATTTAGTGCCTTTTTTATAGCTATATTAATTTTTTATGGTGATATAATAACATTAAACAATTCACATAAGAGTTTTACGAGGGAATATTATGATTGGTATTTAGATTTTTACTGGAATGATCATATAAGCATGCTTGAGGTAATTACCTCAGCCGTTAAAATGACTTTCAGGCTAATATTCACAATACAATTCTTCTATTTAGTTGCTGATGAACAATATCAAAACAGAATAGATGTAAAGAACTTAGCAATAAGTATTATTCTGGGTTTAATCAGTAATTATTTAATTTCTATTTATATAAAATACTATGTTGAACATTATAGATTATTTATGACTATTATCTCAACCCAAATATTTTCTCTTGTTTTGCTAAGTATTGTCTTAAAACTAAAATTATCATTTAAAATGGATGGAAATCTTAACTAAATTGATGAACATTTTCTTTTTTATGTGCCACAAAATGTTTGAAATAAAGGAATGGAAATATGCTTGAAATAATAGCAATATAGCCATTCATTTACTTACTTATAAAATATGAACATGAGGCATTAACAAAGCCTCAATGTAAAAAAGACATAAAGATAGACATTTAAATTTTGTTCCTATAGTGTAATGTAAAATTATTCATCAGTACGATATGATGGTTTTGCAATATGGTAATAACCATATCATCTTTTAAGGCGTAAAAGATTATCTAAGCAATAGAAGCAACTAGGTTTTGTTCTGTGGTTTCCAGTATTTTGTTTTTAGAGGAGGGTTTGCATGAATCTGCCATTAATTTTTTTAGCTTCATCAATTTGGGTTTTAGCACTTTATTTACTAAATAAGGTATTTAACTACAAAGATAAATTAATTAAGCATTTTGGAATTGCAAAATATAAAATAATGCTACTTATTATATTTATACTTGCATTTCTAATTTTAAGATTAGGCTTTAATATTGACTTCTTTGGAAGTACAATTGGAGATTTAATATTCTGGTCCTACCTTTACCTAATAACTAACCCAGAACATTTTCGCTAAATAGAAATTTTATCTAGTTGTTACACATCATCTTTTCAATACCCATCAAATGGAAAATACTTAAATAACTGAAAATTCCAAGGGGGCACATGTCTAATGGGGAAAAAGTACCTTCTTATAATTTTAATGATCATTCTAATAATTGTGGTAGGCTGTGATAATTATATAGCAAGTAATGATGAGTTAGTCAAATTAGATCATCTCAAAACACCAGATGAATTAGAAATTTGGATTCCTGATTTAAACAAAAGAAATCTAGAGTTATCAATAACGGGATTAGAGATAAATGACTTAATAAGTAAAAGTAATCAGTTATCCAATGAAGAAATGAAAGAGCTAGAAGAAAAAATAGATCAGTATACAATTGAAGTGAATGAACTTCAAAATCAAATAATCAGAATCACCAACCCAGAGGCTATCAAAGATGTATTCGATAAAATTAGAGAGTCAAAAGCTAATTATGATAAATATTTAAGTGAAGACCTTTTAAGGAACGCTAATTACTATGCCGTACTACTATCATATAAGGATATAGATATACTAACAAATAGCCTAGAAGATGGGTATATTTTTTCTTTACTGATTTTTGAAGACAACACGCTGGTTTTCTTCGATAAAGTTTTCGATGGAGAGTTAGAATCAGTAGAGATTAATGCGCAATTTGATTATGAATGGTTTTATAGTCAGATTGAACAAGGTGGCAAGTAATAGCGCAACATTGTCATTTAAAGACGAATTAGATATTTAATGTGTAATTAATTGTTCGGGGAGGGTTGAAAATGAAGTCAAACAAATTATTTCATATTACTCTTGTTGTATTATTTGCTGTTACGGGTCTTATATCTAGGCAATATGATTTATATACTACAGAAAGAGCTGTATGGTGTAACTGGTAAAATAAAAGGGAGAGATTTTGGCAAACAAAAACGGAGAATAATTTCCAATTTACTACAATAATAATATCCCTTCTGGTAGAATTAGTTAGCTAGTGACACCAGAGGAGGAATGAAATTGAAGGAGTGGAATATGTTTGCTGAAATCCAAGGATACAAGTCCAAAGGACTGAATAAATCACAGGTAGCAAGGAGGCTGGAGATCGACTATAAAACAGTACATAAATATTGGGATATGACACCAGATGAATTTGCAAGCTTAAGACAAAGAACTGAATCTAGAGAAAGGAAGGTGGACAAATATAAGGACGAAGTCTTAGCATGGATTAGAGAACATAGGGATTTATCAAGTGCTCAAATATATGATTGGCTAGAGGAAAAATATCATGTGCTGGACTTTAAGGATAGAACTTTACGACTATATGTCAATCACTTAAGGGAAGAACATAAGCTCCCTAAAGTAGTTTCAGCAAGGCAATTTGAGGAGGTGGATGAGCTTCCTATGGGATATCAAGCACAGGTTGACCTGGGCCAAATATGGCTAGATAAACCTGACAAAACAAGAATCAAAGTATATTGCTTTGGTATGGTTTTATCCCATTCCAGACATAAATACATCTATTGGATAGACAAGCCCTTTACTACCCAGACATTCATTGAGGCCCATAATAAAGCCTTTGAATATTTTGGAGGAATGCCTAAGGAGGTTGTTTATGACCAGGACAGAGTCCTAGTGGTATCAGAAAATCATGGAGATATCATATACACAGAAGGATTTCAAAACTATATTAATTCCCTTAAGTTTAAAGTGTACCTTTGCAGGGGTTATGACCCACAGAGTAAAGGGAAAATTGAAGCCGTAGTGAAATATGCCAAGTATAATTTTGCAAAGAATAGAACATTTGTAGATATTGACTCATTTAATGATGATTCGCTGAAATGGTTAGAAAGAAGAGGTAATAAAAAAGTCCATGAAACAACAAAGAAGGTACCGGCAGAAGTGTTTGCCCTGGAAAAGGAACACTTAAAGCCAATACCCACTCTATTTGTAAACACAACTAATACAAATAGTTTAACCTATCTCGTTAGAAAAAACAATACAGTTTTTTACAAGCAAAATAGATACCAAGTCCCTACGGGAACCTATTCTCCAGGGAAAGAGGTTAAATTAATTATTAAGAAAGATACCATGGAAATTAAGAACCAAGATACAGAACAGTTAATTATTGAACATAAAATCAGTCAGGATAAAGGAAAATTAGTGAAAATAGAGCACTATGATAGGAATGAGAGTAAACACTGTACAAGTCATGAAATCTACAACAAAGTGTTAAAAAGCTTAGACCATACTGAAAAGGCTAATGAATTTGTTGATGTATTAAAAATAGAGAAGCCAAGACACTTTAAAGATCAATTTGCCCTAATAATGAATACAGTAAAAAACCAAGACAAATCAATTGTTCAAAGGGCATTAAGCTACTGTATTGAAAGGAAATTGTTTAGCGCAGGGCTCTTGAAGGATGCCATACAGTACTTAAAACTTGAAGAAAACAGACAACTAAATAAGAAGTACTTTAAAGCTGACATAACTACTCCTTCAAAATATCAGGATTTAAAGCCTCAAGTACGAGATATTAGAGAATACATGAGTGCCCTGAAGGAGGATAAAAGAAAATGGAAAAATTAGAATCAATAAAGGATCACGCTAAAAAACTCAAATTGAACTACTTAAATACCAATGCAGATTCCATCGTTGAAAATGCTGACATAAACAACATTTCATATCAGAATCTTTTACTGTCAATATTAGAAAACGAAGTCGATCTCAGAGAGAAAAAGGCCCAGGAACGCAGAGTTAAGGCTGCAGGCTTTCCGGTACTTAAGACAATAGAAGAGTTCGATCTAACCTTTCAAAGATCGATTACCCAAAGACAAATCAATAGTCTTATTGAGATGGACTGGATAGATAGAATGTATAATCTAATACTTTTAGGCCCTCCAGGGGTAGGTAAAAGCCACTTGTGTATTGCATTAGGGTACAAGGCTGTAGAGATGGGCTACAAGGTTAGCTTCACCACCATGGACAATCTGATGCACTGTTTAA
Encoded proteins:
- the istB gene encoding IS21-like element helper ATPase IstB, which gives rise to MRLTAMAESYRGQLQDNNFQDLSFEERFGIIVDLEWSRRKNNKLARLIKKADFRFSNACVEDIEYHSDRKLDKAQITRLASCNYVQEKHNVIIMGASGNGKSYIGCALGVAACRNYYTVKYVRLPDLLDELAIARGEGIYKKVMKQYKSVSLLILDEWLLVPLKGAEARDLLEIIESRHQNGSTIFCSQFSPGGWHEKIGEDTLADAILDRIVHDSYSVHIDGNVSMRERHGLQDK
- the istA gene encoding IS21 family transposase; this translates as MTKYREILRLNSQGISQRGIAASCQCSRNTISAVIKRADECGISWPFQKDMSDGELQELMFPEKALSTSRKVPDSEYIHKEMAKSGVTLSLLWNEYCEQCRLSNEIPLMYSQFCRYYRKYASTKKATMHIHRKPGEQMEVDWAGQTAEIVDPNTGEVLQASVFVAVLFCSQYAYVEAFLSQKQECWIGAHVNAYQFFGGATRILIPDNLKTGVDKVSWYTPTINKTYHEMAEHYSTAVIPARVRKPKDKPNVEGVVGIISTWIIAALRNQQFFSLRELNEAILEKLYEFNSKPFQKKMGSRLSVFLEEEKSALIPLPATPYELALWKTATVQFNYHISVEKMHYSVPYEYIKHKVDVRMTRNVVEVFFNNHRIASHVRCYGRVGQYSTVVEHMPEDHKSYTTWNSERFISWAKGIGPNTSIAIKAILSTHKIEQQGYKSCMGLLKLADKYSVTRVEAACKKALSYTPRPSYKNVQTILKTGQDRVTEEKDPTPITNENTVNFGFTRGAGYYGGNE
- a CDS encoding class I SAM-dependent methyltransferase, translating into MNDKLDQEVILNQEDLLNMLDSLLEKWDEEWWNEFYSDKGKPIPFFVNAPDENLVTYFDKYFDDIGRALDVGCGNGRNSRFIASRGYDVEGLDFSKKSIEWAKEESKKTGDIALYVNDSFFNINRELSSYDLIYDSGCLHHIKPHRRSQYLEKVHRLLKPGGYFGLVCFNLKGGANLSDHDVYKKSSMAGGLGYSDIKLKKILGTYFEIVEFREMRECADNALYGKDICWSILMRRLAK
- a CDS encoding VOC family protein: MIQSVVHIALVVKDYDEAIEFYTKKLHFTLIEDTYQPEQDKRWVVVSPPGSSGTTILLARASKPEQESFIGNQAGGRIFLFLGTDDLWRDYDDMITKGIEFVREPKEQSYGTVAVFKDLYGNLWDLVQFKESHPMFQRIK
- the istA gene encoding IS21 family transposase, producing the protein MKEWNMFAEIQGYKSKGLNKSQVARRLEIDYKTVHKYWDMTPDEFASLRQRTESRERKVDKYKDEVLAWIREHRDLSSAQIYDWLEEKYHVLDFKDRTLRLYVNHLREEHKLPKVVSARQFEEVDELPMGYQAQVDLGQIWLDKPDKTRIKVYCFGMVLSHSRHKYIYWIDKPFTTQTFIEAHNKAFEYFGGMPKEVVYDQDRVLVVSENHGDIIYTEGFQNYINSLKFKVYLCRGYDPQSKGKIEAVVKYAKYNFAKNRTFVDIDSFNDDSLKWLERRGNKKVHETTKKVPAEVFALEKEHLKPIPTLFVNTTNTNSLTYLVRKNNTVFYKQNRYQVPTGTYSPGKEVKLIIKKDTMEIKNQDTEQLIIEHKISQDKGKLVKIEHYDRNESKHCTSHEIYNKVLKSLDHTEKANEFVDVLKIEKPRHFKDQFALIMNTVKNQDKSIVQRALSYCIERKLFSAGLLKDAIQYLKLEENRQLNKKYFKADITTPSKYQDLKPQVRDIREYMSALKEDKRKWKN
- the istB gene encoding IS21-like element helper ATPase IstB, which gives rise to MEKLESIKDHAKKLKLNYLNTNADSIVENADINNISYQNLLLSILENEVDLREKKAQERRVKAAGFPVLKTIEEFDLTFQRSITQRQINSLIEMDWIDRMYNLILLGPPGVGKSHLCIALGYKAVEMGYKVSFTTMDNLMHCLKTQEISRKSKGKINNVLSSSLLIIDELGYLPISREEANLFFQLISALHEQTSLIITSNKGLEDWTELLGDPALTTAVLDRITYRCELFNMTGKSYRLEHRESLF